CCAGGTCGGAGATGGTTCAGCCAACGAAGGTGGGAGCTCTTCCCGCTTCGATTGAGGCCTTAAGCTTCAAGGAAAGACATGAAGTTTTATGACTGCACATTTGTTATAgacatggatatatatataactagCTCTCCTTGGTACTTACCGGCTTCTTTAGGAACGATGTGGATTGAAGTCTAGATTGAAGCCATCAATCCAATGGATGCTACAAATTTCAAAATGGGCGATTGTGGAACAGTAACTGACTGTTGGATTGAGCTGGTTAGCGGGGTTGGTGATCGATGGAAATACTGTGCCTGTTTGACACGTTGTGGCTTGCTTTGGATAACTTTGCATCAGTAGTGGTGATACTCATTTATATGAAGTGTTTGAAACGagaaaaaagttatttttgGCGAGTCTTGAGCACCGCCGACCGACGCAAAACTCCAAAAGATTGGATCCATTGTACCACATTCGAAAATGCGCTGGGATGAACGTCAAATCACGTTGACAATTGTGCACTTTGCCCCGGTCCTTTTTCTAtgcaggctttttttttttttacttttgctGTTCATGAGGGGTGGCAATCAGATTGAATCGGGTCATAAACGGATCGGATCAcatgcaggtcgggtcagaaaatcataaatctgaatccgacctatttattaaataggtcagaaattacaacctgaacctaacctgtttattaaacaggtaacccgacctgactcgtttaacctgtttaataaacaggtaacctgtttacccaacccgacccgacctgtttaacctgtttgcccaacctgacccgtttaacctgtttaacctgctcaacccgacctatttagacctgtttagacccgtttaacctgtttagacctgtttaacctgtttaatccgtttaacctgtttagacctatttaacctgcccaacagttaaacgggttaaacggtttaaacgggtcagacatctaaaatctgtatccgattcaattaataaacaggtgaaacggatcgacctgtttacgatccgaacctgtttaggccaaacccaaacctgtttatggcgggtcgaatacgggtcggattggcgggtcgggtcatattttgccacccccaTTCATGAGATCCTGATAGAGGATGTTGCCTACCGCGCTGTTGGTTGTGACAGAAAGTTacctaaaatattttaaaatttgttaGTTTCTGATTTTTTGGATGTATCCGTATTAAAACAATATCtactcaaaagcaaaaaaaaaataaaaacaaaggaaATACATAAGCTGCATCTCCATGCCCTGTTCTTGGCAAAGATAGCAGTTAGAGATGGTTGCGAaccaaattcaaataacaaatatTGAAAAGCCTCTTCAATGCATGAATAAATTATCATAAAAAATAGTATTCGCTAATAGTCAATGAAATGATGCAATGAAAAGGACGCTACATTGCCAAACTGTTGAAAAATGGGCATAAAAGTTTCCTACTCAGCGATGGTTCACTGTTGCCATTTGTTCGAAATTGTCCAAATCAGCGATATGTTTCAGCCAGAAGACCAGAATACAAGTGAAGAATTCTATTTTGGAGATTCTGGAGGTGGGTGAGCAGGTGGGTCCACTGACATATCTGGGGATTCCGCTCTCGGGTCAGCGGCTACGTCAAAGGAACTGTACTCCTCTGGAGCTCAGCATCAGACATAGACTGGAGAAATGGCGGAGGCACACACTTTCGATGATGGGGAGGATCATTCTGGTTCGGTCGGTACTCTCGTCGATTCCGACTTACCTTCTCTCCAACTCTCTTATTCCAGTGGAGGTTCTGAGGACTATTGAGCAGCTCTTCAGGATCTTCATCTGGGGGGAGTAGTGGTAGAGGCGGTATCCATCTGGTGGCATGGGAGGTCGTGTGCCAACCGACCGGAGTTGGTGGATTGGGAGTGCAGTCTTTGGTGGTGAGGCGGGAGGCTTTAGCGGCGCGTCATGTTGCTAGATATATGCTAGAGTCCGATAGTCTGTGGTCCtcactgatgagggccaagtatggagcATTGGTTTCGGGGGCGAGGGCAGGACGACACCATTCGCCGGTTTGGAGGGAGATGTGCGCTAGGGCCATGCAGGTGCTTCTAGAGTTCAGATGGTCTATCGGGAACGGACGATCGATCGATGTCCTAGCAGACAGTTGGGTGACTGAGCAGCCAATCAGTCGTCTGCCGACCCTGGTGGACTCGGCGAGATTGGATGGATATAGAGTATGTGATCTATTAGACCCTGTTGGGTGTCAGTAGAGGGAGGGGCTGATTTGGGAGGCATTCGGAGAGCAGCTGGCAGATTTGGTTTTGGCACTTCCGGTTCCATCGCGAGGGGAGTCTGACAAGCTAGTGTGGAGGCCATCGGGACGGACGCAGGTACGAGCTAGGGATCTTCTTCCCATGTTCAGTAGGGAGACTGGCCGACAGATTGAGGGAGGATGGATTTGGAAGATGCGGATTCATCCGCGGGTAGCGCTATTCATCTGGAAGGCAGCATGGGGTTGCCTGCCGACCAGGAGTCTGCTATCCCGACGAGGAGTGAGGGTTGCGCAGCACTGTGTGGTGTGCACGGAGGCGGAGGAGATTATTGACCATGTTCTAGTGCAGTGTCCGAGGGCGAGTGAGATTTGGAGCAGTTCACCGGTCCCCTTGCCCCAGTCAATGGAGTCAGCACAGGCTCTGATTCTTTTATTGAGAGCCTCCATTCGGAGCCCTAGGTCTTGGGAGGAGGGTATCCTCAGAGTATACATGGCTTACCACgtttggttggacaggaatgctggCATTTTTTAGGGTAGGAGGCTTCCACCGAGGATGGTAGCTGATAGAGCTATATCACAGTCTAGGGAGGTTATTGCAGCCTCAGCATTGTTCACTGTTGGgatggccagggacatctggaGCACTTCATCTGCTGGCATAGCGCCCAGGTTCGCCATCGTTTCTTAggtgcccccaccccttggtcatctcaaagtgaatttcgACGGGAGTATGTTGGTGGATGGTACTACTGGTGGtgttggatttgtgatcagagattcATGGGGCAGGCTGGTGGCAGCCGGGGGTCTGCGCACGCTAGGACTTACAGTTGTAGGGGCAGAGTTTCGGGCAGCATGGGAGAGGTTATCATTCGCGAGGAGAGTCCTCGGTGCCAAGAGGGTGCTTCTTGAGGGGGATTCCTCtgtggtgattgactggattCGATGTGTGGATAGATATGGTGATGGCCATCCTCTCATTAGAGATACTCGAAGACTAGCTCGGAAGTTGGGGGGCTTCCAGGTAGCACACGTATTTTGGGAGGCGAACCAGGCagtagactgggtcgcctccttcgtCGCCCGGCACTCTGGGGAGTTTCTTTGGACATCTATGGAAGACACTCCTTCCTctttgtactctttacttttCCGTGatctggcaggatgtactcacttTAGAGCTATTTAATATGctgttttgaccaaaaaaaataccaaaatTAGTAAAAGCCCATCCTTTCACCTCTAACTTAACTCCAATAATTAACCATCGGTAGCCATTATAGAATAAATCCATAAATAATCTATTGAGTCCAATACTAGTTTTGTCCCGGTTCAGAACTGCATTGAACATTATCATCCTAACTCATGGGGTGATTTGGCATCTTAGTATCATATTTGGACACCATTTCttactttttttaattttttatcttaaatgaaaatatgagtgaATATTGATATCTTTTAAAGTTGACGAATATATGATAGCAGCCACTGAGATGGTAGCTCAGTGGAACGGGACTTTACTTTCAACCAAGTGGTTTACGCACAGACGTCAATTAAAATGTGGAGGCCGGATGCTCCCTACTCGGACATGGAGTTTGGAAGGGCTACTGGTTCGCTGGTAGCCTCAGTGGTGCCAAGTGTGACATACTCACACAGAAGGTGCGTGACGGATTCTTGAGGGGTATCTGAGCCGGGCCCACGAGtggagagggtatgagtaaaaccggccggggtgcccaacatacggtcatttctgcccgcatcgaacattctcctggcgggatgGAGGCTTAGTGGGGGCTTCTATGCAGGGATGGGCTCGtccctttcccttttttctcagcaatatatatatatatatatatatgatagcaTTGGCATGATTTTCTCCGGTTCTTCTCATTTTTCTGTTAAATTTttgacaagaaaaaaaaaaagaaaaaaagagagggaggaagaaggacaAAGCcttataacaatctaaaatatttagtgaaaaagtattatttggatttttttgctCTTGTACAAATATTCAAGATTCATCCAACAAAAAAAACTACGtgaaactaaacacacgcctaaATATGTCCTCGTAGTGGAGTTTCCACTTCAATCTCACCTCCCGAGCAACCCGCTCCGCCGAAACTCTCCTCCCCAAACTCCTCACGATCACCGCTTGTGGAGCTCCATGCCTCCCTCGCCTTCTCCAGCTCCTCCAGCGGCAGTTCCAGCACTCCAGGGAAGTATCTCCGGACAACTTCCAACTCCTCCGCAGAAATTGTGTGGTTGGTCCATATTGTCTGCCGGAGCGAACCTCCTGCCACCTCCACCCACGACGTCGTCGTCCCAACCTTCCCCAAGGCATAATGCTTCTCGCCGCCCCTGGGAAGCTTggttgcctcctcctcctttcccgGCCTCCCGTCCCTCATCCCACTGCTCACCAACCGTTTGAGGAAATACCCCACCGGTCGCACGAACTTTGGTGCACCCGCGCCCTCGGGCGCAAACCCCCTCGCCCTCCCGGATATCCCCTTCGTCTGTTTCGACTACCTTGATTTAaggcttcttttttctttgatcGAAAGTCTTCTGATTTAGAATTGAAAGAatactattttactttgaacttGTTCTTCTACAAGTTTACTTTGGAGCAAAATCTAATTAAGCTTTCAACCCTCAATCAGAAgctcttttccttttcccaattaACCAAAAATCTTTTTGGGACTTGTATTGTGAATGAGAAGCAGCAGTTTACTTTGTTTGCGTATCATCATCATGTGTCGTCGCAGAGACTGTAATAAGCTAAAGAAAGCGTGCATATGTGAGACAAGTCATAGAAAACAATGCTAAACCCAGGTTGCTTTGGTAGAGGACTTgaggaaattttattttaatgctGGCGAAAGAGTTGCACTGAGATCACCAACAGCAAATACTAGAGGAAGAGATTGCTTGATAGCTCAAGGTTTCATGATTCGGATTCGAAGAAAGCAGCTAACGATCCAAGATCAAGACTACCATATGGTTGGATGTGGTCGGTCCCAACCCAATTCTCAAACACTCCTCTGCTAGAGAAGACATTCTCGTCAAAAGATGCAGACAGTTTACCATTGTCACAATCTCTCATGTCCTGTTGGATATTTCCACCGAGGAGTTGGAAGAACTGAGAGTCAGGAAGGGAAGGCTGGGAGAGACCCTCGATGTCGAAACCTGTCCGTAAGTTCAATAGATCATAATCTTGAGGAGCTAACAGAAAAGAATCCGGTGCCAAGTCTTCGATCACCAGCGACTTGAGTCCATTTTTATGAGCATTTTGGTTGCCTCTTTGATTCAAACTCACTTCAGCCTCGCTGCTCTGTGTTGGATTCTCAAATGATGGAGCTTGAACTGATGTTTTGTTCTTGGATTTCCTCTCTTCATCTTGGTTCAAACACACTAGGTTTGTTAATGGAACTGATCTAGCTTGAACCTTCTTCTTCAGGACTGTGTTCCAGTAATTCTTGATTTCAGTGTCTGTTCGGCCCGGTAGCCTCCCAGCTATCAGAGACCACCTGCGAAATTGAAGGGAAAAAGAATTACTAAGAGAAGTGTGGAATCTCAAAAGCATACTAATACCTATTGCCTAAGAGCTTGTGGAGTCTGATGATGAGGTCCTCCTCTTCTAGAGAGATGTTCCCCCTCTTGACATCTGGCCGCAGGTAGTTCAACCATCGAAGCCGGCAGCTCCTTCCGCACCGATTCAGTCCTGAAACATAAAAGAAATGGAAATGAAGATATCGGAACCAAATCATTTCAAGATTCAGATTTGATGAAACAAGTAGTTGAAGTTTTATAAATGGTGGGAATTGTTCCAACTGATGATACAGCGGGCTTCATCACAATAATTAGCCTCTTGAGACATGGAAGTTCAGAAAAGAAGCAACTAGTCCTTTTATTTGCTATAGGGGATGCATGGCAAACTTGATAGCCTTGTAATTAAATACCAAAAGGTAGCCACAGCAAATCCTTGAACTTGCTACTGAAGAGCCTCTAGACCAAGGACTACTATTCCGGGCGTACTCACGGCGTATGTAGTGAGACACcagcacacacacaaaaaaaaaaaaaaaggactgtgtgtgagagagaaagagagaaggagtCCTTTGCTATTAAGGATGGGTGGCAGGCACACGGTCTGCTAATTTGCTTGCACCTGCTCTATTGGGAACCTTCCCCCACCTCCCTTCTCCATGAGCTTTGATGTAGTCAGTGAGGATCTTGTCCTCAGTGGCACTCCAAGGCCCTTTGTTCAATCCCTCCTTGGAGTAGCATGCGCTTCTATCCATGCTGCAATAGAGGAGCTGTGTCTGAGCTCAAGGCATCATACTTTGGCAGGCAGCCTATGTTATATGGCCAACTCCCATGCATGTCCACAATAATTTTAGCAGTAAGGGTCCATCAAACATTGGTTCCGATCGAACGGGGTCCTTGCGTGATGACAGTTTGATGGCTATGACAGCATCAAACAGGCCAAATCGAATCAAACTTCTTCATATCTTTCAACATCATCACGCTGGACTGTGATCTGCATTAGGCTATTAACATGAACCACTGATGGAGATCAATTAAGCTCATGAAGGCCAGTTTCACCTGCTCTTCTTACTGGCCCTTCAAAGCTCATGTCATTACCATCACTCCCTTGACCATGCAATCGCATAAAGGTAAGCATGTTGAAGTTTCCAGTTCATGCACCTTATGATGGGCGATGATGCATGGGGAGCATTAGTTCGTGGCAGAGATGTGTGCACCGATCCAAGCCAAGATATTTCCCAGCTCATTAGATGCTAGCCTTAAGCCCAAGTCTGAAGATTTGAAGATGCTGGATTTAAATGGAAGTTGCTCATGGCATTTAGAAGAACACCCATCTGATCATGATCACAAGGGCCATTAGTCATCAGAACAGTACTTGAGTTCCATACTAGTGTTTCGATTCCGCATCGTGATTACTACTCATGATGATATGGCCCGAATACTCTCGATGGACTTGGTTAGGTAAGCACAAGATTACCAGGAAATTCCTCGCCTATTCAGGATTGCTTGGAATAGTAGGATGATCATTTCTAATTGAGTGGTTTAATACTAAGAAACTTATTCTTTTCCTCATGGCCTCCTTTAGTTAGGGCTATGGGAGAAATTTGGTATATATGAGATGTGGTGGCTGTTGTCAATAGAGTATGAAAATAGGTAACATAGATTTAGCACGGCGTGTTATTTTCCTGTTAGCATGCACTGGAATGTCAGTTTTAAGTAAAGGAAAAGTCTAAAAGGTACCTACTATGAGACAATATAGAGGACTAACTTGGTCTGTGCATGGTAATCCTTGTCCACAGGTCATTACCTTTATATTCTCAAGAGGTAATATCTGTTGTCTCTCTCCGTTGATTGGATCTTCATTTATGTCATTAGAATAAGTGATGCTACTACTCACCTAATGTTTGGAAAAAAGGTAtactttctattattgttactcaGACCTCAGGGCTCGTTTGATTCGCgaaaaaagaaggggagaaagtggggtcaacggaaaagtaatgagatgcctcttatttgatTAAAGTTTTAAAGGAGAGAGActgaaaagttgtatttccatgggaatataattcctacgtttcatggaaaagtcttttccatgagaaacatgagaaagtctttcccatgagaaacaggGGGAATGTTACTTTTCCGTgaaaaacatggaaaagttatttATCCGTAAGCCggaaatcactctatttttattttttttctaaaaaaatcttttagcaTTAATTAGGCATTAAAGTCCTAATTTTTATTAGGGGtctaataggaattatacataattttttcGGAAAAgtagatggtcaaccaaacataagcactctaaaAATCTGTCATTTTTCCGTTACCAACCAAATATACTAAAAGTATTTTTCTAAATATCCTTTTTACAGAAATCTGCTTTTCAGAAATcatattcttaggagaaaaatgTTTtgcacgaaccaaacgagctctaATAGAATTGTTACTCAAATCTTTCTGCAGCCTCGAAAGCCTAACTACTGCAGACTCCCAAATGCAGCCTATCTGCATATAGTCCACCTAGCAGTAACTTGCTTCAACTCTGGGTTTTTACTAGACAATACAAGCTTTCCAAACTTTGTATTCAGCATATCATTTACCAAGATCCCATAAATCTAGGTTACCATTTAACTAGGTTACCACAGGCATATATTATATCAATTTTTAGGTCTATTTCACACTTCTATCTAAACCTTTATTAGATTATATAAAAGCTTTTCCTCAAGAAGGTAATCTAAATTCTAGGACCAACTCCAAGTGCACCTCTACTATCACCTCTGCTTCAAATCAAGAACCAACTAGATAGCCATGCATTCTCCTTCATTTGATCTCCTCACACATATTTCAGGCACTGCAGACGTTCTAATAGTTCCCACCTTTGTTTCACTGCCGTGCGGATTCCATTTAAGGAACTTAATTCGCATTGCTGATGGAGGCTTTGTTCTGCTGTCCACATCCTTATGTACCCGatttatttttttgtcaaaTCCACTAGAAACGATTGCTATCACTTTAATTGCTTTCTTCTCTAACAATTTACCAGGGTTATGGAGGTGAGGTCAAAATGAGTGACCTAAAAGCTTTGGAAATATCAAAAGCTGTCATGTTCACACCTAAGCCAACGCAACCATTTCTAACTGCTATCTTTGTCAAGAACAGGGCATGGTGACGCAGCTTATGTATctcctttgtttttattttcttttgcttttgagtAGATGTTGTTCTAGTATGGATACATCAAAAAGATCAGAAACCAAcaaattttagaatattttagGTAATGTTCCGCCAGCTTCGAACAGCTATAGGCAACTTCCTCTATCAGGATCACTCGTTGTATAATAAGCAGCATGAACAACAaaagtaaaaattaaaaaattagccTGCATAGACGAAGAACCACGGCAAAGTGCACAATTGTCAACGTGATTTGACGTTCATCCCGGTGCATTTTCGAATGTGGTACAATAGATCCAATCTTTTGGAGTTTTGCTTCGGTCGGCGGtgctcaagacttgccaaaaaaaacttttttctcGTTTCAAACACTGCATATAAATGAGTACCACCACTACTGATGCAAAGTTATCCAAAGCAAGCCACAACGTGCCAAACGGGCACAGTATTTCCATCGATCACCAACCCCACTAACCAGCTCAATCCAGCCGTCAGTTGCTGTTCCATAATCACCCATTTGAAATTTGCAGCATCTATTAGATTGATGGCTTCAATCTAGAGTTCAAACCACAAGGCATGAGccctggatatatatatataaaactaacCATGACAAGACTGTAAAAGATGGGAAGAACTCCCGTCTGCTCTCAGGGCTTGAACAGAGGAGCTTGGTCCCTGGAGGAGGATCGAATCCTCGCAAACTATATCGAATCCCATGGTGCCGGAAAATGGTCCAGCGTTCCTAAAGAAGCCGGTAAGTACCAAGGAGAGCTAGTTATATATATCCATGTCTATGACAAATGTGCAGTCATAAAACTTCATGTCTTCCCTTGAAACTTAAGGCCTCAATCGGACTGGGAAGAGCTGCCGCCTTCGTTGGCTGAACTATCTCCGACCTGGCCTCAAGAGAGGTAACATAACCCAAGAAGAGGAGGACCTTATCATCAGACTCCACAAGCTTCTAGGAAACAGGTTCCATCACCTTCCCTCTATTTATATCAATGTGCTACTCCTATATATAGAGTGAAGTTCTCATTTGCTCCATTGATCTCATTAAGGTGGTCTTTGATAGCCGGCCGGCTCCCGGGACGTACCGATAATGAAATTAAGAATTATTGGAATACAATTCTTAGGAAGAAGGTGCAACGAGGCAGCAGCTTGGCTCAAGCGGTGCATCATGAACTAGAGTCGGCTCAAACCAAGGCAACAAGGTGCAGCAGCAGCATACTGATTGATCTGAAGGTTGATGGAGAGATCCAATCGAAGGACAATGCAGCAGGAGATCAGAATTGCAGAGGCGGTGCATCGATGCCACCTTCAGACGATCCCTTCTTGTTCAATGAAGACATGGCGGATGGATGGATGAGGGGGGAAGAGATCCAACCAGCCTTCGCTTGGGAGTTCGGTTCCTTGGCCTGTTTCATGGGCACAGAAGATTTCCTATGGTCCAACGATGTCTTTCACAAATAGATGGTACGTTTGTGTAGCCCCTTGGATTGGTGCTTCTACTCTATATTGGAtatctattttagaaaatattggAGGCACCTCCAGACATCAGCTCAGTTAAATATTTGAGAAGTGTCACATTGATAATTTCCTAGGCAGAGATTGCATTAAGCATAATCATGGAAAACTTATGCCGGGCAAATTTGCTTATGCTCGGCATAACCATTCCAAAGGAGGGCTATCATAAGCTGAACCTGGTATAAGGCCTTCTAATTTTCAATCAATGAAAGCACCCTCAAACAAAAATTAGTCAGAAGAAATTGTAGGCCAACTAGAACAAGGAAACATATGGCATAACTATTCCAATTCGAATAACTACtctaatttcattttttttgttattaacGAATGAATTGTAGACCCTTTTTTTTTGCACTAAAGCAGGTAAATCATATCTGACGAGTACGGATGCACCTAAGaaagtcagaaaacaaaatgcctCCGAGTACCTAGGGCAACTCTCCGTCTCCAGCTCATAAGATACTACCAGAATGACTGGCCACATAAGCAACCACCAAATCCGCAGCTTCATTGGTTTTTCGAAAAATATGCTTAGCCTGAAAGCCCTTCTGTCCCTCAG
Above is a genomic segment from Phoenix dactylifera cultivar Barhee BC4 unplaced genomic scaffold, palm_55x_up_171113_PBpolish2nd_filt_p 001280F, whole genome shotgun sequence containing:
- the LOC103704898 gene encoding transcription factor WER-like, whose translation is MDRSACYSKEGLNKGPWSATEDKILTDYIKAHGEGRWGKVPNRAGLNRCGRSCRLRWLNYLRPDVKRGNISLEEEDLIIRLHKLLGNRWSLIAGRLPGRTDTEIKNYWNTVLKKKVQARSVPLTNLVCLNQDEERKSKNKTSVQAPSFENPTQSSEAEVSLNQRGNQNAHKNGLKSLVIEDLAPDSFLLAPQDYDLLNLRTGFDIEGLSQPSLPDSQFFQLLGGNIQQDMRDCDNGKLSASFDENVFSSRGVFENWVGTDHIQPYGSLDLGSLAAFFESES
- the LOC103704962 gene encoding transcription factor MYB1-like, producing MGRTPVCSQGLNRGAWSLEEDRILANYIESHGAGKWSSVPKEAGLNRTGKSCRLRWLNYLRPGLKRGNITQEEEDLIIRLHKLLGNRWSLIAGRLPGRTDNEIKNYWNTILRKKVQRGSSLAQAVHHELESAQTKATRCSSSILIDLKVDGEIQSKDNAAGDQNCRGGASMPPSDDPFLFNEDMADGWMRGEEIQPAFAWEFGSLACFMGTEDFLWSNDVFHK